The Pseudofrankia sp. DC12 region GGAGACGGGGAACGGTGGACGAGCCGGAAGCCCCGGACGCCAGCTGCGACGGCCGTCGCAGGCCCGCAGGCCCGCAGGCCCGCCCGCCGGCCCGCCCGCCGGCCCGCCGGCCGGCCCGGTCGCGTGGTGTTCGCCCAGTGGGCGCGGCGAGTGAGTTCGTGGGTGCTGACAGAAAGCTACTCGTGACTCTGATAACCTGCGGACGCACTGGGACGGTGGCGTGAAACCAATCCTGAGTGGCGACCTGCGGGCTGGCTCAGCCCAACCGGTTCACGCAGCCGGTCCGCGGCGCCTTGCCACTCTCGGCGATGCGCTCGTCCGAGGTGTGGCCGCGGGCGGCCGGCCGCTGGCCGCGAGCCGCCGTCGGTCGTGTGCGACTGCGCTACTCATTCCTGGACGGCGGCCGTGCGGATCCAACCGAGACACCAGATTCTCGACATATGGCGAGCGGTTCTGGCGACCGCCTACCAAGACAGCGCATGGAGCTGGGGCGGTCGTGACGACTCCAACTCGATCAGCGACGCCGAGCAGTTGTTGTGTCTCCTTTATCCGGCTACCGAGATCGACACGCTGACGCTCGACCGCGCGGACTCGACCGGCGCCGACGTTCGCCGCGCGCTGCGGCCGCTGGGGGATACCAGCCAGCTGCCGCGTGCACTGCTGGAGATCGTCGAGCTGTACCTTCGGAGGTACACAGCCGAGGACGGCGAGCCGATCTTCAGTTCGGGCCGCTATGTGTCCACCGATGATCCGAATGGTGTCTCGGTCGAGCAGTCGGACCTGCACATCGTCGATGCCTACTCGATGTCCGTGACGCTTTGTCTGGCGACGCTCGGCTTCCTCGAAGTATACGAGCCCCCACCCCGCCGAGTGGATCTTCGGCGGCGCATCGAATTCGTTCGCGAGGCGATGAGCCGTCGACTGACCGATTCCATGGTTGGCCTGCTGCGGAGCTTTGTCGTCCAGACGACCAAGCCTGACGAGGTGGCGGGCCGGGCGATCCTGAGCATGATCAATGTGTCCGGTGTCCCGGAGCAGGTGGTGCTCGAACGGCTGCGCCGGCAGCTTGCCAGGGTCCGGTCGCGACTGCGTGACGACATCCGAATCGGCCTCTCGCCCGACCTGAAGAACCGGCTGGACGACGACAGCCTGCTTTTCGAGTGCGGCTGGACGTGGGGAATCGCGGAGAACGCGGAACCCATCGACTTCGTGGCCGATCTCAAGATTAACAAACGGCAGGGGTGCGCCGAGGATCGTCCGTACCTCTACTTCACCGTTGTCGCGCTTGACGGCATCAACGACCTCGTGTCGTCCCGTACCCGAGAACTCGGGCTACTCAATGACGAGCAGCGCCGCCTCGCGGACGCGCTTCAGATCCGCTGGGACATGACGCAGCGCTACTGGTCGACCGTCGCCAGGTTCGGCGACCAGATGTGGCCGCTGGAGAACATCCCGTGGCGGACGTCCGATGACGAGGAGTCGGACTATTTCAGTCTTCTGGTCTCGGCGGTGCTCGTGCAGGACCTCCAGCAGCGCCGAGCGACCGATGACGACCTCACCCGGGCGGTACAGGTCTTCGAGGAGCTTGCGCGGCGCGGCAGGATTACCAGCCGCGTGACTCGGGGAGACCGTGCGATCGCCCTGCACGAGCCCGGCGTCAAGATGTCCTTGCGTGGCGCGGACCTGCTAGGCCCGCCGCTATACCGCAACGTCGCGGACTTCGCCCCGCTGCTGCTCAAGCGCAGCCTTCAGGCCGCCGGACTGTCTCAGAACGTGCATGCGCGTGACAGGCTGATGCTCGTCGCCGAGTCCACGATGGATCACCTGAGCCGTCGGCGCCTGCGGACCGGTAGCGCCGCCGCGGGCCTGTGGGACGACCCCGTCGAGGTGCTCGCGCCCTACGCCACTGGTGAGTCGGACCAGCGGCCGTCGTGGTACATCACCGAGCGAGTCGTCGAGGGCCTGGTCGCGGCCACGAAGGCTTTCGACGGCCTGCCGCTGCGCAGCGGAGCCCAGGTGGACCATGCCCTCCAGCTGCTCTCGGAGGCAGACCACCTGCTGAACCGCGAGATGATGACCGCCGACGCCGACGACCAGTCGGCGATGCAGGCGGGCCTCCTCCAGATCGAGGGCCGGCTCACCCGAGCGCGCCGGATCCTGAATGACAGGCCTGGAACCGCCGCGGCGCTGGCCATGGACGCGCTTCGTCAGCTGGACGGGCTAGCGGTCGCTGACAGCGACGCCACGAGGAGCATGTAGATGCTGGTGTTCGCCGCCTCCGACAAGGGCGGGACCGGGCGTTCGGTGACGAGCTGCAACATCGCCTACCGCCTCTCGATGACGGGCCGCGATGTCGCTTATCTGGACTTCGACTTCGGCTCACCGACTGCTGGCGCGATCTTCGAGATCGCGAAGATCGACCGTGGTACCCCGACCACCGGGCTGCACGAGTGCATCGCCGAGGGTGCCACGGACCCCGACCAGTTCGACGTCCGGAGCCACTCCGACCGGCAGGAGCTGCGGGCGCTGCAGGCAGGCGCCGGCCGGCTGGTGCTGTTCCCCGGCGACCTCGGTGGCGCGGAGTTCGGCAGCACACCGGAGGGGATCGCGCGGTGCGTCGACCTCTTCCAGCGCCTCGACAACGAGTTCGACATCTGCGTGGTCGACCTGTCGGCCGGCCGCTCACACGCGGTCGGCATGTCGTTGGCCGCGATGGCCACGCCTGAGCTTCGGACCGTGCCGGTGCGCTGGGTGGTCTTCCACCGCTGGACGCGGCAGCACATCGTGGCCGCCGCCAACCTGGTGACCGGCGAGCACGGGCTCCTCAAGATGGGCGCCGACGTGAGCCACGACCCGGAGCGACTGGCGAACGCGATCAAGTTCGTCCGCACCGCCGTCCCGGAGCTCAGGTCGCCGACGGCGGCGGCACGGCCGACGCAGGCGCGCTGGCTGCAGCGGGCGGACCGCGAGCTGAACGAGCTGGCCAGACGCTATAACGTCGGTCAGGACCTGCTGCTCGGTTCCACTCCTGTCGAGCCGGTTCTGCAGTGGCGCGAACAGTTGATCATTGATTCGGACGTGACGGACAACATCGCCAACGGCGAGACCGTCGCGGCCTTCAACCAGCTCGTCAAGGACCTGCTGGACGACGGGGAGTGGGAAGGGCAATGACCGCCGTGGCGGACGTCGTCTCATACAACGAGGCGAGCAACCAGGACGACCTGACGTCGCTCCCGCTCGCGCACCTTTCCGTCGAGGTCGGTCATTTCTACATGGACGAGCTGCTCAACGGTGACGAGCCGATCCGCGCCCGCTTCGCCGCCGTCCGGCCATGGCTGGACGCCGCGCGCGCATCCGTGCGCTCCACCAGCCGGCCCCGGGTGAGCACCTGCTTCCTGATCGATGACTACTTCTACGCGCGAACGAACCCAGCCGACATCATGCCCCGGCTGCTGGCCGCCGCAGAGGCGAGCGGTGTCACGATCGACTATGTCGCCCGCGAGGCTGGCTGCTACGAGGCCGACAACGTCGATCTCGCGGCGCTGACGGCCGCTCGCCTCGTCGACGAGCCGGCGCCGAAGACGAACGGCTCGCGACCGCCCACGCACCAGTCGGGCTGGCTTTCCAACGGCGCTCGGTCGTCGCCGGACGACGGCGGGCAGGCACTGCGCTCGAGGTCCTGGGAGCCGCCGCAGGAGTTCGGCCGGCGTAACCACTCGATCTTTCTGGACGTCGAGCTGTGGCGGGACGAGCGGGACCGGCTGTGGTCCTGCCCGTTCCTCGCGGGCATCTGGCATCTGCTGCGCCTAGGGGTGCTGCGCAACTTCGGCGAGCCGGTGGCACAGCCACAACTGTGCTCGCCCACGCAGGACTGGCCGTCGGCCTGGGACGACCTCCCGGCCGTGATGCAGCTCCGCGAGGGCGCGGACCCGTTCAGCGCATACCACGTGCTGTCGATCCTGCCGAGGTCCTACCTCCCGATCGAGCACGCGATCCAGGTCATCCTCGGCCAGCTCGACCTTGAGAAGCCGGTAGTCGACGACCTGGTTCGCCGCGCCGCGCGGGAGAGGATCACCGTCCCTCCCGCGGTCACCGATCGGATCTCGCACGTCTTCATCGACGGCTGACCGGCGCCCATGCTGCTGCTCGGCGAAGTTCGCACCTGCCTGCTCCGGACCTCTACCCAGCTGCCCCTGGGCGTGGCCGAGCAGGTTCTTGAGCTGCTCCCCGGACGCCGCGTCCTCACGACGACTCGGCCGTGCGCCAAGTCCGTCTCCGCGCCCCTGCTCACCGGTGTCGACTGCAAGCTCGCGAGCCCTCCCCAGGCCGCACGGGGCTCCCGCGTGATCGGCACCGTGTCGGCGAACGCGGTGATCACCGGCGGGCTGGTCCTGCAGGCGTCGGCCCGCACCCGCGTGGTCCAGGCCGCCAGGCCGAACCGGCTCCCCTGGTCGCACTACGCTGCACTGCCCGGCGTCGTGGAAGCGGTCACCCCGACGGACGCGGAGGTGGTCGCCGACGGGTTCCTCGGGAACCCGAGCCCGGGCCCGACCCTGGACCTCGGCGCCGTCGCCGAGCGGCTCATCGGGACGGTCCAGCGCGACCGTCGGCTCGACCACGTGACCGCCCTGCGCTCACGGACGATCCGGGTGCGCTGGGTCGCGCTGCCGGACGCGACGGCCAGGACGCCGAGAGCCGAGGTCCGGCTCGTCGACGACGTCGTGCGAAGCGTGCGGCTGGCCATGCCGCCCGAGCAGCTCGATCTCGCGCAGTCCTTCGTCGAGGACTTCGCGCTGCACGACTGGCTCCTGACCTCGCTCGACCGGGTGATCGAAGATGCCGAGCGGCGTCGGATGGCCGGAGAGGACCCGACCGACCTCGTGCGCGCGGCCGTCGAACGCCTCGAGCACCTGTGGATGCCGGGTGCCCGGATCGCGACCGAGCTGGCCGGGCTGTGGCCGGCGCTGGACAGCAACCCGGGCTACTCGAGGCAGTGGAACTCGCTGGTCGGGCGGATCCACTCCCAGATCGCGCTGCGGACCCTCCAGGCCCTCGCCGACGCCCGGCGGCGCAGCGCGGGCTGGTAACCGGGCCGGTCACCGCGCCCGCGGCCTTACAGCCGGAACCAGCGCCGAACGATGAGCGCGAAGAACACGCTCGTCGAGATCAGGCCGACATAGGACTCCACCACGAGCGGGATGCGGGCCGATGTCGGCAGATCTCCCTCGCCGCTGCTCAGCGGGTTGAGGTAGTTCACGAGCGCGACGTACGTGCCGTTCGCGATCGGCGTCCCGAAAACAAGAATGAAAAGGAGACTGAACACGACCAGCTGACAGGCGCCCCACCCGAGCAGCCGATAGGGCTCGTAGCCGTAGCCGCACAGCCAGTCGGCCGCCGTCTCGCGCGCCTTGACGACGCCCGGCTTGCGGGCCTGATGCCGGGCGCGCAGGCCCGCCAGCACACACTTGTCACGGGCGCGCTGTTCGTCCGCCGTCTGGAAGAGCGCGGCGGCCCGGGTGTAGGCGAGCGCGGCGTGCAGCGGGAGCTGCCAGCCGCGCAGCTGGTTGCCCAGTGTCTCGGCGATACCCGCGAGCCGGAGAGTCTGGGCGGTGGTCAGCCGCAGAGGTCCGTTCGCCTCCGTCTCGGCGGCCAGCAGCGCGGCCAGCAGACACCGCAGGTCCTCGTGCTTGTCCTGGTCCAGATCGTCGGCGTCCGCGGCGGCCGGAGTGGTAGCCGTTTCGTAGAGGGCCTGGAAGACCAGCGCATCTGACTTCCGCGCCTCGCGGGGGATGTCCCGGACATAGTCGTCGAGCACCTTCGCCATCATGGACTCGAATCGATTGGCCAGCTCCGCCTCGTCGTCCCGCACCGTTCCGTTGTCCCGGCTGGTCAGCAACTCGTTCGCGTGCTGGCCTGCCTTGCGACGGATCGAGCCCGCCATCGCCTCGGTGAAAGGCTTGGCGACTGACGAGATCGGCCTGGTTATCGGTGCCTCCTTGCGACTGCTACGCCTCGCGCCGGGCCGGCCGCCAGCAGCGGCCGACCCGCCAGGGCGGAGGCGTGGTGGAGTGGCCTGCGCCGAATCCGTATTCCGATTGTCGCGCCTCGTCTCACGATTCGCTACGTCTTCTCCCGAATAGGCTGGCCGACGTCGCTCTGGCCATCGTGGGAGGCGCTCTGCGTGGCACCGCCGCGCTACGTCGCGCCGGCGTGTGGCGGGGCAGCCACCGTCGTCAGGACGGGCGAGCGCCAGGCGACGAGACGCTCGCCACCCTCTTTGGCGGGCGAGGCATCGACGGGCGTTCCAGCAGGGCACCGAAGGTAAGGTCTCACTTATCGAACTTTGTCCACGAGAACCTTTGGCCGGGCTGGTCGCGACCGGTGCCGGTTGCCCGGTCGAAAGGTCATCCGCGTGAGCGGTGCGCAGGTGGTCTCCGGAGCTGAGCCGGTCGAACCGGTCCCGGCAGCAGGAGCGCAGACCGTGCCGGCGGGCGGCCCCGACGATGTGCCCGCGCTGGTGCCAGCTGCCCGGCTGTCCCCCCGGTCGCGGCTGGCCCGCCTGGCCGGTGAGGCCCTGGCGGCGCCCACGTCCGCGGGACGGTCGGCCGACGCGCCCGTGGACGCCCCGGCGACGACAGCTCTTCCCCGGCCGCGCCGCAAGCCTGCGCCGTCCGTGCCGGGGTCGGACGGCGCCAGGGACGGCATCGTCGAGCCTGGCGGCATCGTCGAGACTGGCGGCATCGTCGAGCCTGGCGGCGCGGTGACGGCCGTCGGCGTCACCAGCCCGCCAGGCACGTCCGCCGAGGGTGACGAGGGCCGGCGCCCTCACGCCGGTGGCGCCGCGGCGGCGGAGCCCGAGATCACGGAGGCGCCGACCGAGTGGATTCCACCGGAAGGCCTCAACGAGCTGCCCGACAAGCTCAGCCCGCGGCCCGAGGCCGACGGTGGTTCGCCCCGGCGGCCTCGTGGGCTCGTCAGGGCGCTGGTTGTCGGGCTGGCCGCGATCGTGTCGTGTGCGTTGTTCCTCGTGGCCGGGCTCGGCTACGGCGCCACGAAGTACTACGAGACGCAGCTGAGCCGGACCGACCTGGGCGCGGGGCGGGTCGAGGGGACCCGGCCGCCCGCGGTCCCGCACGGGCGGGAGACCTGGCTGCTGGTCGGCTCGGACGTCCGCACCGGCGCGGACTCGGCCGAGGTCGGTGGGGCCCGCTCGGACACGATGATGATCGGCTATCTCGGCGCCAACGGCTCGACGACTCTGGTCTCGGTCCCGCGTGACCTCAAGGTGACCATCCCCGCGTTCACCGACTCGGCCGGCAAGCACCACTCCGCGCGCACCGACAAGATCAACGCGGCGTTCAGCCTCGGCGGCCCGGCGCTGCTGGTGCGGACCCTCGAGAACGTCACCGACGTGCGCATCGACCATTTCGCCGAGATCGACTTCGGCGGTTTCAAGCAGATGAGCGACGTGCTCGGCGGCATCGAGGTCTGCATGGTCAAGGACCCGTTCAAGGAGTACGTCGCCGAGGACGGGAAGACGTCGACCAACCTCAACGACCCGATGTCCGGGTTCCGCGGGCAGGTGGGCCCGAACCTGCTGGAGGGCGACAACGCGCTGGCGTTCGTCCGGCAGCGGCACGGCTTCGTCAACGGAGACTACTCCCGGATCCAGCGGCAGCAGGCGTTCCTCGCGGCGGTCTTCCGCAAGGTCAACAGCGGGAACCTGCTCACCGACCCTGGGAAGCTGGCCGGCTTCCTGAACGCCGTCACGGGCGCGGTCACAGTCGACTCGGGCACGAGCCTGACCGATCTGAAGACCCTCGCCGAGCGGCTGCACGCGATGAACGCCGGGCAGGTGCACTTCACCACGATCCCGCTGTCCGGCGCGCAGTCCGCCCCGGTCTACTACGCGCTTTACGACCCGGCCACGGTCCGCGGGTTCATCAAGCAGATCCTCGCCAGCGACGACGCGACGGCGGCTGTCGCCGGATCGCCGACGCCGTCCGCGGCGCCGAGCCCGACCGTGGACCCGAGCCAGATCCGGGTGACGGTGCTCAACGGCAGCCCGACGGGGGGCACCGCCAACAAGGCGGCGGCCAAGCTGCGGGCCGCCGGCTACCAGGTGGTCCGCGTCGGCACCAACGCCTCGCGCCAGGTCGCCAGCACCGAGGTGCTCTACCCGCAAAGCCTGGCCGCCGCGGCCAGCCGGCTGCTCGCCGACATTCCCGGGGCCCGGCTGGTTCCGAACACCGAGGCCGCCGGCTCGTCCGGTGGAGCCTTGACGACGTCGCCGGCCAGTCCTTCCGCCACGGCGACGGCGACCAGCGGGATGATCACCCTGGTCGTCGGCGAGGACATGGTCACCGGCGACACATCGGTCATCGCTACGCCGACCGCCGCCACTCGGGCGCCGGGCGCCGTGGTGCCGTACTACACGCAGGCGCCCGTCTCGGCCGCCGCGGGCTGCGTCAAGTAGCGGCCGCCGCCAGTGATCACGAGACGGGCTGATCTCGGGGGTGCGGCGCTAGGCTGGGCAGGGCCGTCCGGGCATGGGCGGCGACCGTCCGTCGCACCGCGAGGAGCCCGCATGGCACGCCCGGCGCCGCTGTCCACGGACGAGATCACCGAGGCGCTGCGTGGGCTGCCCGCCTGGGCGCTCGCGGACGGGGCGATCCGGCGCACGGTCACGGCGCCGACCTTCCTCGCCGGTGTCGAGCTGGTCCGGCAGGTGGCCGCGGTGGCCGAGGAGATGGACCACCACCCGGACATCGACATCCGCTGGCGGCGGGTCACCTTCGCGCTCAGCACCCACGACGCCGGCGGTATCACGGTGCTCGACCTGGAGCAGGCGCGGGCCATCGACGGCCTCGCCCGCGCGCTCGACGGCGGCGCCTGACCGCTACGTCGGGCCTCCCTCGTCCTCGTCGTCCTGCAACCTGCGTCCCCCTCGGCCGGCCGGCCTGCGGACGCCGCTGCCGCGCGTTCTGACGGGTCTACGGTGGATGGGGTGTCGGGCGTGGGTCTGGCGGGTTTCGGGCTGGGTGACGTCCGGCCCATTTACCTGGACGTCCTAGAATCCGGCCTTCTGCCAGGAATGATGGCCTGTTGGATCGCCCCTGACACCCGGCAGCTGGGCGGCGAAGCGAGAGGGGACTCGTGATGGGCGAGCAGGTGGGCGCCACCGCGCCGACGGTCGAGCGGCTCGGCGTCATCGGCTGCGGGCTGATGGGCTCCGGCATTGTCGAGGTCGCCGCCCGGGCCGGGCTGGACGTGCTGGTACGCGAGATCGACGCGCGCGCCGCCGAGGCCGGGCAGGCCCGGCTCGCCCGCTCGCTCGAGCGTGGCGTCACCCGCGGGAAGCTCTCCGCCGAGGAGCGGGACGCGGCGCTGAGCCGGATCGCGTTCACCACCGACCTGGGTGACTTCGGCGACCGGCAGCTCGTGGTCGAGGCGATCGCCGAGAGCGAGCAGCTCAAGACCGAGATCTTCGCGACGCTCGACAAGGTGGTCGCGGACCCGGCGGCGATCTTCGCCTCGAACACCTCCTCCATCCCGATCATGAAGCTGGGTATGGCGACCAGCCGGCCCGAGCAGGTCATCGGGATCCACTTCTTCAACCCCGTTCCGGTGCTGCCGCTCGTCGAGCTGGTGCCGTCGCTGCTGACCAGCGAGTCGACGATCCAGGCCGCGCGGACGTTCGTCACCGGGCCGCTCGGCAAGCAGGTCATCACCTCCCAGGACCGCGCCGGCTTCATCGTCAACGCGCTGCTGGTCCCGTACCTGCTGTCGGCGATCCGGATGTTCGAGTCCGGCTTCGCCTCGGCGGTGGACATCGACAACGGCATGGTGCTGGGCTGCAGCCACCCGATGGGCCCGCTGGCGCTGTGCGACCTGATCGGCCTGGACACGGTCAAAGCGGTCGCCGAGTCGATGTACGACGAGTTCAAGGAGCCGCTGTACTCGCCGCCGCCGTTGCTCGCCCGGATGGTGGACGCGGGTCTGGTCGGGAAGAAGGGTGGTCGCGGGTTCCACGACTACCACGGCTAGCCCGCCGGTAGACCAGGTATCCCGATCAGCCAGGTATCCCGATCAGCCAGGTATCCCGATCAGCCAGGTATCCCGATCAGCCAGGTATCCCACCAGCCAGGTATCCCGACCAGCGAGGTAGGAAGAAGGCACAAGGTGGACTCCAGTTTCGATCTGTACCGGCTTCCCGAGGAGCACGACGCTCTGCGCGCCGCGGTTCGTGATCTCGTCGAGTCCGAGATCGTCCCGCATGCGGCCGATGTCGACGAGAACGAGCGGTTCCCCCACGAGGCGCTCGACGCACTGAACCGGGCCGGTTTCGCCGCCGTACACGTTCCCACCGAGTACGGCGGCGAGGGCGCCGACTCGGTCGCGACGTGCATCGTGATCGAGGAGGTCGCCCGCGGCTGCGCGTCGAGCTCGTTGATCCCGGCGGTGAACAAGCTCGGCACGATGCCGATCCTGCTCGCCGGGTCGGAGGAGCTGAAGAAGCTGGTACTGCCGTCGATCGCGGCCGGCGAGGCGATGGCGTCCTACGCCCTGTCCGAGCGGGAGGCGGGCTCGGACACAGCATCGATGCGGGCCCGCGCCAGCCGCGACGGGTCCGACTGGGTTCTCAACGGCACCAAGTGCTGGATCACCAACGCCGGCATCTCCACCTGGTACACGGTCATGGCGGTGACTGCCCCCGACGCCGCCCGCAAGGTCGACGGCGTCTCCGCCTTCGTCGTACACAAGGACGACCCGGGCTTCGAGGTCGGTTCCAAGGAGCGCAAGCTCGGCATCAAGGGCTCGCCGACCCGCGAGATCCACTTCTCCGGCTGCCGGATCCCGGCCGACCGGATCATCGGCGCTCCCGGCACCGGGCTGCGGACCGCGTTGCGCACCCTCGACCACACCCGGCCGACGATCGGCGCGCAGGCGGTCGGTATCGCGCAGGGGGCATTGGACGCGGCGATCGCGTACACGAAGGAACGCAAGCAGTTCGGCCGGCGGATCGCGGACAACCAGGCCGTCGCGTTCATGCTCGCCGACATGGCGATGAAGATCGAGGCCGCCCGTCACCTCGTCTATGTCGCCGCCGCCCGCGCGGAACGCGGCGAGCCGGATCTCGGCTTCGTCACGGCCGCCGCGAAGTGCTACGCCTCCGACGTCGCCATGTCGGTCACCACCGACGCGGTCCAGCTGTTCGGCGGCGCCGGCTACACCCGCGACTTCCCCGTCGAACGCATGATGCGCGACGCCAAGATCACCCAGATCTACGAGGGCACGAACCAGATCCAGCGGGTAGTGATGTCGCGGCAGTTGCTCAAGGGCTGACCGACCTGCTGTTTTCGCTGGTCAGAACGAGGCGTCGATGAGCCGGAGCGCGTGCTGCCCCTGGCCGACAATGCACTTGGCCTGGACGGTGAGCAGGACGCTTGGCCTGGACAGGTGAGCGTCATCGGCCGGTGAGCTGGACGACTTCGGAGCGGACGCCCGCGAGTTCACCGAAGCCGGCGTTGGCGTCGGTCGTGAGCAGCACGCGGCTGGTGGCGGCCGCAGTCGCCGCGATCGCCATGTCATGGGCTGATCGTGGCCGGCCGCTGGCCATCGCGGCGACAGTCAGGCGCGCGTGCACCCGCGCGACGCCGAGGGTGTAGGGCTCGATCGGGAGGCTGGACAGGATCGCCTCCACGCGGACGGCACGGGCTTGGCGGCGTGCCTCGTCAGCACGCTCGGCGCCGACCAGGAGTTCCATCGCGGTGACCGCAGCGATCACGGCGTCGTCCAGCCCGAGGAGGGTGTCGACGTCGAGCGTGCCTCTTTCCACAGCGATGAGGACGCCGGTGTCGAGGATTACTCGCCTGGCCATCCGCGCACCTCATCGCTGAAGCCGGAGCCCAGCTCGGCGTGGATATGCTCCAGGTCGTCGGCGAAGCCCGCATCGGCCGGGTTGTCGCGCAGCGCGGCCTTGAGCCGGTCCGCGGACGTCTGCCGTTCGGGGACGAGCCGACCGACCGGCACGCCGTCGCGGGTGATGACGACGATCTCTCCGTGCTCGACGGCATCGAGGATGTTCGCGAAACTCCGCGCTGCCTGGGTGGCCGTCACGGTAACCATGATTACATACTATCTGATCTGCTCCGAGGGCATGTACTCATGGCGTCCACGCCGTATCCAGCGTCGACGGTCTGCCCTCCTAACGCCGGCACGCACGGCCCGCGCCACGGTGCCGGCAGGCATCGAGCCTGCCGAAGGCGTCAACCGCACGCCTACTGGTCCACGGAGCTTGGCCACTTGGGTCGCCCGATATCTCCGCCAACACGTCTGCCCAGCCACTTTGCCACGTGCCGGGATCCTCGGACGGCCCCGCGCCGGAGGGCACCTCGGCGCGGGCAGAAAATCACGGCATGACGCTGCCTGCTGCGGTACGTGATGCCGTGGACGCCTACCTCCTGGCGGTCGATGCCGTAGATCCCGATCTCGTGGAAGGCTTCTACGCGATCGGGTCCGCGGCCCTGGACGATTTCCGTCCCGGGGCCAGCGACGTCGATTTCGTCGCCGTCACCACCACGGCCCCTACAGACCTTCAGGTCGCGGCGTTGACCCGCATCCACGCCCGTATGTCCCGCCGCCCGATCCTCGACGGGATCTACACCACGTGGCCCGACCTCGCCCGGGACCCAGGACAGGCATCGCCAGGACCGCATGCCTACGGCCGACGGTTCCACCCGCGCTGCGA contains the following coding sequences:
- a CDS encoding PIN domain-containing protein; translated protein: MARRVILDTGVLIAVERGTLDVDTLLGLDDAVIAAVTAMELLVGAERADEARRQARAVRVEAILSSLPIEPYTLGVARVHARLTVAAMASGRPRSAHDMAIAATAAATSRVLLTTDANAGFGELAGVRSEVVQLTGR
- a CDS encoding acyl-CoA dehydrogenase family protein; translation: MDSSFDLYRLPEEHDALRAAVRDLVESEIVPHAADVDENERFPHEALDALNRAGFAAVHVPTEYGGEGADSVATCIVIEEVARGCASSSLIPAVNKLGTMPILLAGSEELKKLVLPSIAAGEAMASYALSEREAGSDTASMRARASRDGSDWVLNGTKCWITNAGISTWYTVMAVTAPDAARKVDGVSAFVVHKDDPGFEVGSKERKLGIKGSPTREIHFSGCRIPADRIIGAPGTGLRTALRTLDHTRPTIGAQAVGIAQGALDAAIAYTKERKQFGRRIADNQAVAFMLADMAMKIEAARHLVYVAAARAERGEPDLGFVTAAAKCYASDVAMSVTTDAVQLFGGAGYTRDFPVERMMRDAKITQIYEGTNQIQRVVMSRQLLKG
- a CDS encoding type II toxin-antitoxin system prevent-host-death family antitoxin, which translates into the protein MTATQAARSFANILDAVEHGEIVVITRDGVPVGRLVPERQTSADRLKAALRDNPADAGFADDLEHIHAELGSGFSDEVRGWPGE